A stretch of DNA from uncultured Pseudodesulfovibrio sp.:
GGTATTTCTGCATCTGCTTGACCTGGAGGACCTCCAGGTTCCGGTCGCCGATGGTCACGGTCTCGAAACCGACCTCGCCGAATTCTCTCACGGCAATGTCGATGAGCGCACCAATAGGCTGGTCCAGGTTGAAAACGGTATCCGCCATTTTTCCCTCCGGAAACGGAAAGCCTCTTTACGAGGCTTCTGATTTTATTGATCTATTGAATTGATTTTTTCCAGGACCCACAGCCCACCGGGCACGGAGTCGTCGCGGCCGAACTCCCATACGGTGCGAAGCTGGACCGGGCGGCCCTCCTCGCCTACGCGAAGCTGGGCATCGTAGTGAACCGAGGCTACGGTTCGCCCACCCGCCGAGTTCAGCTCCGTGAGCAGGGCCGATACCAGCATGACCTCGGTGCGCGGACGCTCCCCGGCGGCCACGGCGTCGCTGTAGACACCGTCGGACAGGAAGTCACGGATCACGTCGAGATCTTCCTTGGCCCGAGCCTGTTGGAACCGGGAAAAGAGGACCTTGGCCCCTTCCAGGAACTCAGCCTCGTCAAAACCGTCCGCACGCGGCGGCGCGCCCGTGGGCGTGGACGGTGCAGGCCTGTCCCCGGTATCGGAGCGAAGCATGTCCCAGGTCTGGCGAGCCGCTTCGTGCCGGTCCATGGTTCGAGGCTGTCCGGCAGGCCGATCTTGGGAAGCGGACCGCGAGTCGGTATCGGAGCTGTCTTCCTGGCCGGGTTTCGTCGGATAATCGGGGCGGGATCTCT
This window harbors:
- a CDS encoding Tim44-like domain-containing protein; this encodes MHNANKVNTTGFAGRLTGRPALLLVAPVLVLLSATPALAQAAPQSRTGSVLNILLLVFIAYFLVRMFRRRSGGGNDKTRPGQRSRPDYPTKPGQEDSSDTDSRSASQDRPAGQPRTMDRHEAARQTWDMLRSDTGDRPAPSTPTGAPPRADGFDEAEFLEGAKVLFSRFQQARAKEDLDVIRDFLSDGVYSDAVAAGERPRTEVMLVSALLTELNSAGGRTVASVHYDAQLRVGEEGRPVQLRTVWEFGRDDSVPGGLWVLEKINSIDQ